The genomic window CACTAAAGATATAAAACGAGCTAAAACTTTAGTTCCACGTATCGAAGCTGGCTGTGTGTTTATAAATGGCTTGGTTAAAAGTGACCCACGCATGCCTTTTGGCGGAATTAAAAGATCTGGTATTGGTAGAGAACTTTCTGAAGAAGGAATCCGCGAGTTCACAAATATCAAAAGCGTATGGATTAAATAACTACAAATATCGCTATATAAACTTGATTTTAAACATATACAGTAGTGTATTATTGCTATTTTTAATTATGTTAATAGTGCATTAATGCAAAGTATTGCAAAATAATCAAGCTAATACTAAAATGGTACTATCATGCATAATAAGCACTATTGGTTCAAAAGTATAAAAGAGTCTAATAATTGTAATCTTTATGGTTATGTGACATATTTAAATTACATGAAATTAGATGGTCTTTAACATGTTAGGAAATATACCTTCTCAATCAATATCTCGCTTTGAAGATTTCTCTATTGATCCTTATTTAGATCTTTGGCCAACTCTCTCAGAGGATTCAGAAGTTGAAAACGGTATCCAATATGAGTCACGTAAACAATTGCTGTATTGGGGCGGTGGATGTATGTCTATGCGCTGGCCAGAAAGATATGGACCACAAGGAGACCTTGCAGACATTTTTGCTCAAGAATTACACGAATTGTTAGATAACTATCGTTGTAGAGAACTCGCGGACTTTATGTTTGAAATGGAATTCCCTAAACTGCGATCGAATATTCCTTTAGGGTCTCTTCCTACTATTCGCGCTAATTTCATTACGGAAAGAATTGTTGATGCTACTGTACAAGCAAGTCGATCTAATCGCTATCCTCATTTGGATAGCATAATAAACATAACTCCTGAGTTTGATCCACTACGCGGTTCTATAAGTACTAGTGGTGATACACAATTTTTAAACAATGGTATTCCTATATCAATTTATAATGTAGGCGATGAAGGTTCCTTAGCATTATATGACCCTAGGGCAGCTAAACATTTTGCTCCCTATCGTTTTGATGGAGTTAGATATACACTTTTGTTCGAACATACAAAAACAAGATATAATATACAAGTATTAAGAGATTTTGCATTATCACAAGGTGTTACAGATCAGCCTTTTCTACAAGTTACTGATTCAGGTTTGGCGCTTCCGTTGACCCATAACCCATCAGACGAAACTTTTGATTCAACAGCAGCATTAAGTGAACGGTACTTTTTAAAAGGTATTTTTGAAGCAGCGCAATTTGGAAGAAAGATCTCTTCTGAAAGATTAAAAGACTTACATGATCAAGTAGCTAGACTAAGAATGCTTAGTGATGGTTCAGGGCTTAGAAGTGTTTCATTGTTAATGTATTAGTTGAAAATATAAAACATAACTTTGAAACATACAGTGTTATATGATTCAAAAAATTTTATATCATGAGAAGGACTTTTAAATGAAAACTGAAAAAAAAACAAATTTAAATAAAATTGTGCAGGGCAATATTGATGTTGATTCTGCGACGATTGCAGCAGGTGAGATGTTGAAAGCTTTAGGTGTAGATCTTAGTGATCCATCTTTAAAATTAACGCCAGCAAGAATGGCGAATTCATATGCTGAAATGATAACACCTGTTGAATTTGAAATGACCACATTCCCTAACGACAATTTTTACGATGAGTTGGTATTAGTAAAAGACATTCCTTTCCATTCTATATGTGAACATCATCTACTTCCATTTATTGGAAGCGCGCATGTTGGTTACATACCCGACGACAAGATCGTAGGCATATCTAAGTTAGCTCGTATTGTCGAAAAGTTTTCGCGCGGTTTACAAGTCCAAGAACGATTAACTGCACAGATTGCCGATTTCATTCAAAGCGAATTAAACCCAAAGGGGGTAGGTGTGGTGCTAGTTGCTGAACATACTTGTATGTCTTTGCGTGGTGTTAAATCCATAGGAGCTGTCACTGTAACTTCTTCATTAAAAGGATTGATACGCGAGAGTGATAGATCAAGAGCAGAATTTTTTTCACTAACTAAATAATATAAATTTATGCATAATATTTAGTGAGTATTCTTTATTTATTTCATATA from Acidimicrobiia bacterium includes these protein-coding regions:
- the folE gene encoding GTP cyclohydrolase I FolE, whose product is MKTEKKTNLNKIVQGNIDVDSATIAAGEMLKALGVDLSDPSLKLTPARMANSYAEMITPVEFEMTTFPNDNFYDELVLVKDIPFHSICEHHLLPFIGSAHVGYIPDDKIVGISKLARIVEKFSRGLQVQERLTAQIADFIQSELNPKGVGVVLVAEHTCMSLRGVKSIGAVTVTSSLKGLIRESDRSRAEFFSLTK